The following nucleotide sequence is from uncultured Draconibacterium sp..
ATCGGTTTTCAAGGTGCCGTTGCCTTTCACCAAAAGAAACATACTTATATTTTCGTCCGAAAGTTGAACCTTTTGCACCGTTGGCCCAACATAGGCAATGTGTTCAATTTTAGTATCAGCAATTTCTCCCGGCAGTAGTTCTTCCATCAACATTTGCTCTCCTGCGGGTATTTCCATTTTCATTTGCTGAACAACAATTTCGGGTGTATTTGAGCATGAAATACAAACTCCTAAAACCACTATCAGTATAGAAATGGATGCAATATTTTTATGAAACAAAGCTGCTAAAAACTTCATACTTTCAGGTTATATATTTTCGAACATCATTGAACCAAAATAATTAATACATCAACTTCAACTTCAGGTTCTCTTCTACTACAATTTTCCCCGAGTTTCTGATTTCGTTATTTGAGTGCGAATTATTTTTTGCGCCCCACAACAATGCCACTAGTTTAACCGGATTATTTTTAAAGGAATTGTCAGCAATATTTACATTAACTATACCACGTGTATTTAAAAGTATACCATTCTCTTCACGGCCTCCGCAATTCGTAAACGTACTGTTTGTTACCAATAAGTTTCCTCCAATGGTCGACTCATCATATCCTCCCCTGTAATAATCGATTACATTACTTTTTACTTTGTTGAACCTGCAATTATCAATCGTTAGAAATTCCACGTTGTAATCTCCATTATCATCGGTTTCTTCTGAAAGTTCAATGCCGTTATCACAGTTTAATATTTCACATTCAACGAATGTAATACTATCAGAAAACGACTCTTTATAGGCCTTCAGCACGTAGTTGAACTTTTCAATTCGACAGTCCTTTGCTTCAACATCATACAAAGCCGACATATTTTTTTGAAGTGATGCAAAGGCAAAATTATCTCCATTTCCTTCCAACAAAATGTTTTGAACCTTCAGCTTCCCGTTCGGATTCATTTGGAAGAGCGGGGTATTCTTTTCCCCTTTATAAACAATCTTTATTTCGGCATCTTCTGTGGCTGATTTTAAGGTAATTTCTTTATCAATGTCAAGCGGTGCGTCAATAGAATATTCTCCGGCTGCCAGCTTAATAATATCGCCACTGGATGCTTCTTTAATTTTTGCCTGTAAATTTCCGTCTTCTGCCGAAACCTTTAAAATCTTTGATTCTGCTTTCGGTTTTTCACTGGCAAACCAGTTGGCACCATATTTCGTTTTATCAAGAATTTCAGGATTCACCAATGGCACATCGCACATTGCTCCCACCCGATTACTTTCGGTACGTGAATTACCCAGGATATCGGTGGTTATTGTTTCAAAATCGAAACCATTGTAGGTTTCTACATCACAAACCTGACTTGAAGGGGCATAAATGTAATCGGCAATTTTGTTCATGGTAAAATCGCAATAATCAAATGTATTTTGCTTTGCATAAGCCATTTCCTTACTGTTAATCACATTACTTTTATAAGTAACTCCATCAATTTTATCATAAGCAATTACCGGAACCGAGACATTTTCAGAAGTATAGACAATGTTATTGGCAACAACTGTTCTTACAGGCCGTGCAGAACGAATTTCTGAAGGAGGAAGTACTTCTGCCTGACTTAGGTTAGCACCAACACCAAAATGCCATGGCGATTTACAATCAATCCATGTGTTATAAGCAACTACAACGTCGGTTACCTGGTTGTAGCGGTTAAGTGGCGATTTTGGAATCCCATTCATAACAGCCAAA
It contains:
- a CDS encoding chondroitinase-B domain-containing protein, coding for MMHTTKLIPILLGFILFACTTQVEVNTVQVQDKNELKQAIEEVQAGDEIVLANGIWEDVTIELAGNGTKENPIVLRAETPGEVYIEGQSSLKYGGDFWVVRDLYFRNGFTPNNAVVEFRLNNKVANNCVFTNCVIDNFNQLQRDRPDHWVEFWGRQNELSNCNIIGKSNSGPTVRVFLKGNESIRNHHRIINNHFGPRPRKGGPHGETLQIGDSGTSMSPSNTLVADNLFDRCNGEVEVISSKTNYNEFRNNVFYKCEGSLVMRHGNYCWIDGNYFIGDDNSENIGGIRIVNTGHWVVNNYFYNLKGNNFRAPLAVMNGIPKSPLNRYNQVTDVVVAYNTWIDCKSPWHFGVGANLSQAEVLPPSEIRSARPVRTVVANNIVYTSENVSVPVIAYDKIDGVTYKSNVINSKEMAYAKQNTFDYCDFTMNKIADYIYAPSSQVCDVETYNGFDFETITTDILGNSRTESNRVGAMCDVPLVNPEILDKTKYGANWFASEKPKAESKILKVSAEDGNLQAKIKEASSGDIIKLAAGEYSIDAPLDIDKEITLKSATEDAEIKIVYKGEKNTPLFQMNPNGKLKVQNILLEGNGDNFAFASLQKNMSALYDVEAKDCRIEKFNYVLKAYKESFSDSITFVECEILNCDNGIELSEETDDNGDYNVEFLTIDNCRFNKVKSNVIDYYRGGYDESTIGGNLLVTNSTFTNCGGREENGILLNTRGIVNVNIADNSFKNNPVKLVALLWGAKNNSHSNNEIRNSGKIVVEENLKLKLMY